Proteins from a genomic interval of Rhizoctonia solani chromosome 12, complete sequence:
- a CDS encoding arabinogalactan endo-1,4-beta-galactosidase, producing the protein MTPVVSHGLVILSDEIIVKILHSCRYLEILQFAITCKRHHSIVAETISLQLQIELELNNLEVVTGSGTFGSNYALILEELRRYRNAWLDLDIGGPLQKSMNGQMVKWKLSEGYYVAVSLGRADDFGPHSLQSIPLSDSVPRDPLSFKRPFHEFYVDYAQDLVVLANVKMQNKQYGQIELLSAETGLFHPLARCPLLILRVDFKINFIRYETFFLSVMHNLLAIQIDDDRTPSYELLIFDWKLGTLINRIRPNSGCGMSDFAFLDKDRLVLVSGPVNESTGDLEEVKLMIYNIYSQTHISMPLLNSRTGPILRLTDVAQSNPIATFEFPEIDDRYGLSNSLQLRAGPVPGYTTYSKSVGFAHPHVSTLCLPLILEDLSEDSIEDITFKIFVDVERLLRCMENDSSVIPWSKWGPHTTRWFLDENRVDTWSRFMSGFRYIRLDTGGFLRPLYDLSVFDFNPWNARQRDTDYLGTAEYRDELKEVVSKGTRLITPIPTDSQGSRGLVEIIDSDLPTVISRGFKTPVVSSLPYRVVTKSQTSWAEGWTVDGQHIVGINAIDPDSVDTTDGLGEGPPSKVVIYKLQA; encoded by the exons ATGACCCCAGTTGTGTCGCATGGCCTGGTTATTCTATCAGATGAAATCATAGTGAAAATCTTGCACTCCTGTAGATACCTGGAGATATTACAATTCGCTATA ACATGCAAGCGGCATCATAGCATTGTAGCGGAGACAATTAGCTTGCAGCTTCAGATCGAGCTGGAGCTGAATAACCTGGAAGTTGTTACCGGCTCAGGGACATTTGGCTCGAACTATGCTCTGATACTGGAAGAACTTAGACGGTACCGCAACG CATGGCTGGACCTTGACATTGGTGGTCCTCTTCAGAAATCTATGAACGGACAAATGGTAAAATGGAAGCTTAGCGAAGGTTATTACGTCGCAGTCAGCCTTGGAAGGGCGGACGATTTCGGTCCCCACTCGCTCCAATCTATCCCTCTGAGTGACTCAGTCCCACGCGATCCTCTGAGCTTCAAGCGGCCATTCCATGAGTTCTACGTTGACTATGCACAAGACTTGGTCGTTCTAGCCAATGTAAAAATGCAAAA CAAGCAATATGGCCAAATAGAACTCCTCTCAGCAGAAACCGGATTATTCCATCCACTCGCACGATGCCCCTTGCTTATCTTACGGGTCGACTTCAAAATCAACTTCATACGCTACGAAACATTCTTCTTGAGTGTTATGCACAACCTGCTCGCCATCCAAATCGACGATGATCGCACACCCAGTTACGAGCTCTTGATATTTGATTGGAAATTAGGTACTCTAATTAACCGAATAAGACCTAATTCTGGATGTGGTATGAGCGACTTTGCCTTCCTTGACAAAGATCGACTTGTTTTGGTATCCGGTCCAGTTAATGAAAGCACTGGTGACTTGGAAGAAGTCAAACTCATGATATATAATATATATTCCCAGACTCACATATCAATGCCTCTTCTGAATTCACGCACTGGGCCCATATTACGACTCACAGATGTGGCTCAATCCAACCCAATAGCAACTTTCGAATTTCCGGAAATAGACGATCGTTATGGGCTCAGCAACTCCCTACAATTGCGAGCAGGGCCAGTCCCGGGTTACACCACCTATTCAAAATCAGTAGGATTCGCTCATCCACATGTCTCGACGCTGTGTCTTCCCCTCATCCTTGAAGATTTATCCGAGGATTCCATAGAAGATATCACGTTCAAGATTTTCGTCGACGTTGAACGACTGCTTCGATGTATGGAAAACGACTCTAGCGTGATACCTTGGTCCAAATGGGGCCCACATACGACCCGATGGTTCTTGGACGAGAACCGAGTAGATACCTGGTCTCGCTTCATGTCTGGATTTAGATACATCAGACTTGATACCGGGGGGTTCTTGCGCCCTCTATATGATCTATCTGTCTTTGACTTCAACCCCTGGAACGCCCGTCAGAGGGACACAGACTACCTTGGAACCGCAGAATATCGGGACGAACTCAAAGAGGTGGTATCAAAGGGCACGAGGCTGATCACACCCATACCTACTGATTCCCAAGGATCCCGTGGGCTGGTGGAAATAATCGACAGTGATCTACCCACCGTAATCTCTCGGGGGTTCAAGACGCCCGTAGTATCGAGTCTCCCTTATCGAGTTGTGACCAAAAGCCAAACGTCCTGGGCAGAAGGCTGGACAGTTGATGGACAGCATATTGTCGGTATTAAT GCAATAGATCCAGACTCAGTAGACACAACTGACGGTCTTGGAGAGGGACCTCCCAGCAAGGTTGTCATTTATAAACTGCAGGCATAG